One part of the Streptomyces lydicus genome encodes these proteins:
- a CDS encoding fumarate reductase/succinate dehydrogenase flavoprotein subunit, with protein MAHVDRQAWDVVVVGAGGAGLRAAIEAREAGMRTAVICKSLFGKAHTVMAEGGIAASMGNANEHDNWQVHFRDTMRGGKFLNHWRMAELHAREAPDRVWELETWGALFDRTPDGRISQRNFGGHEYPRLAHVGDRTGLELIRTLQQKIVSLQQEDEREFGAYDARLKVFQECTVTRVLKDGERVSGAFCYERESGRFFVLEAPAVVLATGGIGKSFKVTSNSWEYTGDGHALALLAGASLINMEFVQFHPTGMVWPPSVKGILVTESVRGDGGVLRNSDGKRFMFDYVPDVFKEKYAETEDEGDRWYEDPDRNRRPPELLPRDEVARAINAEVKAGRGSPHGGVYLDVSTRMPAEVITRRLPSMHHQFKELADVDITAEPMEVGPTCHYVMGGVDVDPDSAAAIGVPGLFAAGEVAGGMHGSNRLGGNSLSDLLVFGRRAGLHAAEYAASLTDRPAADPLQIDTAEAEALRPFSAETGADADGDPVRDRGPAENPYTLHQELQQAMNDLVGIIRRESEMYEALKRLADLRVRARRAGVEGHRQYNPGWHLALDLRNMLLVSECVARAALEREESRGGHTRDDHPAMDRGWRNINLVCRLADPQGDSRAADPALGQIRLSRRETPPIRRDLLELFEKDELAKYLTDEELSR; from the coding sequence ATGGCGCATGTGGACCGGCAGGCATGGGACGTGGTCGTGGTGGGCGCGGGCGGCGCCGGGCTGCGCGCCGCCATCGAGGCCCGCGAAGCCGGCATGCGAACAGCCGTGATCTGCAAGTCCCTGTTCGGCAAGGCCCATACGGTGATGGCCGAGGGCGGCATCGCCGCCAGCATGGGCAACGCCAACGAACACGACAACTGGCAGGTCCACTTCCGCGACACCATGCGCGGCGGCAAGTTCCTCAACCACTGGCGGATGGCCGAGCTGCACGCCCGTGAGGCCCCCGACCGCGTCTGGGAGCTGGAGACCTGGGGCGCGCTCTTCGACCGCACACCCGACGGCCGGATCTCCCAGCGCAACTTCGGCGGCCACGAGTACCCGCGGCTGGCGCACGTCGGCGACCGTACGGGCCTGGAGCTGATCCGCACCCTCCAGCAGAAGATCGTCTCGCTCCAGCAGGAGGACGAGCGGGAGTTCGGCGCGTACGACGCCCGGCTGAAGGTCTTCCAGGAGTGCACCGTCACCCGGGTGCTGAAGGACGGTGAGCGGGTCTCCGGCGCGTTCTGCTACGAGCGCGAGTCCGGCCGCTTCTTCGTGCTGGAGGCCCCGGCGGTGGTGCTGGCCACCGGCGGCATCGGCAAGTCCTTCAAGGTGACGTCGAACTCCTGGGAGTACACCGGCGACGGGCACGCGCTGGCGCTGCTGGCCGGGGCGTCGCTGATCAACATGGAGTTCGTGCAGTTCCACCCCACCGGCATGGTCTGGCCGCCGTCGGTGAAGGGCATCCTCGTCACCGAGTCGGTGCGCGGCGACGGCGGGGTGCTGCGCAACAGCGACGGCAAGCGGTTCATGTTCGACTACGTCCCGGACGTCTTCAAGGAGAAGTACGCCGAGACCGAGGACGAGGGCGACCGCTGGTACGAGGACCCGGACCGCAACCGCCGCCCGCCCGAGCTGCTGCCCCGCGACGAGGTCGCCCGGGCCATCAACGCCGAGGTCAAGGCGGGCCGCGGCTCCCCGCACGGCGGGGTCTATCTGGACGTGTCCACCCGGATGCCGGCCGAGGTGATCACCCGCCGGCTGCCGTCCATGCACCACCAGTTCAAGGAGCTGGCGGACGTGGACATCACCGCCGAGCCGATGGAGGTCGGCCCGACCTGCCACTATGTGATGGGCGGGGTGGACGTCGACCCGGACTCCGCGGCGGCCATCGGCGTGCCGGGGCTGTTCGCGGCCGGTGAGGTGGCCGGCGGGATGCACGGCTCCAACCGCCTCGGCGGCAACTCGCTCTCCGACCTGCTGGTGTTCGGCCGGCGGGCGGGACTGCACGCGGCCGAGTACGCGGCCTCGCTGACCGACCGGCCCGCGGCCGACCCGCTGCAGATCGACACCGCGGAGGCGGAGGCGCTGCGCCCCTTCAGCGCCGAGACCGGCGCGGACGCCGACGGGGACCCGGTCCGCGACCGGGGCCCGGCGGAGAACCCGTACACCCTGCACCAGGAGCTCCAGCAGGCGATGAACGACCTGGTCGGCATCATCCGCCGGGAGAGCGAGATGTACGAGGCGCTCAAGCGGCTGGCCGATCTGCGGGTGCGGGCCCGGCGGGCCGGTGTCGAGGGGCACCGGCAGTACAACCCGGGCTGGCACCTGGCTCTCGACCTGCGCAACATGCTGCTGGTCAGCGAGTGCGTGGCGCGGGCGGCGCTGGAGCGCGAGGAGAGCCGGGGCGGGCACACCCGCGACGACCATCCGGCGATGGACCGCGGCTGGCGCAACATCAATCTGGTCTGCCGGCTCGCCGATCCGCAGGGCGACTCACGGGCCGCGGACCCGGCGCTGGGGCAGATCCGGCTCTCCCGCCGGGAGACCCCGCCGATCCGCCGCGACCTGCTGGAACTGTTCGAGAAGGACGAGCTGGCGAAGTATCTGACGGACGAGGAGCTGAGCCGGTGA
- a CDS encoding succinate dehydrogenase/fumarate reductase iron-sulfur subunit: MSEAQTAQQGNGPAGPSGAYRAHFRVWRGEAGAGDLEDFTVEVHEGEVVLDIIHRLQATQAPDLAVRWNCKAGKCGSCSAEINGRPRLMCMTRMSVFDRAETITVTPMRTFPVIRDLVTDVSFNYAKAREIPAFVPPPELAPGEYRMQQEDVGRSQEFRKCIECFLCQDTCHVVRDHEENKAAFAGPRFLMRIAELDMHPLDAAPEAGIDRKTSAQDEHGLGFCNITKCCTEVCPEHIKITDNALIPLKERAADRKYDPLVWLGNKIRRRTE; encoded by the coding sequence GTGAGCGAGGCGCAGACAGCACAGCAGGGGAACGGGCCGGCCGGACCGTCCGGCGCCTACCGGGCGCACTTCCGGGTGTGGCGGGGCGAGGCGGGCGCCGGGGACCTGGAGGACTTCACGGTCGAGGTGCACGAGGGCGAGGTGGTGCTCGACATCATCCACCGGCTTCAGGCGACCCAGGCGCCCGATCTCGCGGTGCGCTGGAACTGCAAGGCGGGCAAGTGCGGTTCGTGCAGCGCGGAGATCAACGGGCGGCCGCGGCTGATGTGCATGACGCGGATGTCGGTGTTCGACCGTGCGGAGACGATCACGGTCACGCCGATGCGGACGTTCCCGGTCATCCGCGATCTGGTCACCGATGTGTCGTTCAACTACGCCAAGGCGCGGGAGATCCCGGCGTTCGTGCCGCCGCCGGAGCTGGCGCCCGGTGAGTACCGCATGCAGCAGGAGGACGTCGGGCGCTCGCAGGAGTTCCGCAAGTGCATCGAGTGCTTCCTGTGCCAGGACACCTGCCATGTGGTGCGTGATCACGAGGAGAACAAGGCCGCGTTCGCCGGGCCGCGTTTCCTGATGCGGATCGCCGAGCTCGACATGCATCCGCTGGACGCCGCGCCGGAGGCCGGTATCGACCGCAAGACCTCCGCCCAGGACGAGCACGGGCTGGGCTTCTGCAACATCACCAAGTGCTGCACGGAGGTCTGCCCCGAGCACATCAAGATCACCGACAATGCGCTGATCCCGCTGAAGGAGCGCGCCGCGGACCGCAAGTACGACCCGCTGGTGTGGCTCGGGAACAAGATCCGGCGCCGTACGGAATGA
- a CDS encoding SpoIIE family protein phosphatase: protein MSSGGAEPAQAEGQGGVDGPGDPGGRPPLREPQGPPVWQSSRPGSIYDYIRVASFSLGPDGRIDQWSERAEQLLGIPARYALGKDPVEAFVPSELRETGRRKVSEILDGREWTGLVPYRRDEDGPADGLAEIYVMPSRNEDGERAAVCVVVDVRALRGIETDLAASQAVFGQSPMGFTLFGTDLKLLRVNERFATVFGGPASKYRGCTPYDFLPRSEADRMTAALRRVLDTGEPVTEMQLVGLVAGEEERRRWSVSLYRLHGASGRPIGVAALAADVTGRRRAEREAANARRNLALLNEAGARIGNSLDLETTARTLLDVAVPQFCDLASVDLYQGLLAGDEAPPGMSDGSAELRRVAFASAVSDAPFADAAGGSPEGTPVAVGAVHRYPFNSPCAGALRTAQAQIIPGRESDDGPELGAVVHSTLAVPMVARDTVVGLVQFSRTKGSEPFGERDTALAVELAARAAVCIDNARLYRREHERALILQRSLLPPGDPEAAGLDIACRYLPGTTATEVGGDWFDVIELPGHRTALVVGDVMGRGLRAAVAMGELRTAVRTLALLDLEPAEVLSALDEIARGLGGSGDGRSTAGSGRGRSGAARGALESGRSARTADLSEVYLATCVYAVYDPVTRRATFANAGHLPPVLVEDGEDALLLDVPPGMPLGVGGEPFEEIEVELPDGALLALYTDGLVESRHHPLDEGLQAFRAALSDAGRTLEDACDHVLSALDTSHGEDDIALLMARVHGLPKDAVGDWSLAPEARSVARARELAREQLLDWGLQELVDTTELLVSELVTNALRHGHGEIRLRLLLDRTLVCEVWDADLAQPRRRRARDTDEGGRGLQLVGLLSQGWGSRRTPRGKTVWFELALPDGESTAKDPTEALLSLF, encoded by the coding sequence ATGTCATCTGGCGGGGCAGAACCCGCGCAGGCCGAGGGTCAGGGCGGTGTGGACGGCCCCGGCGACCCAGGTGGCCGTCCGCCCCTGCGCGAGCCGCAGGGCCCGCCCGTATGGCAGAGCAGCCGGCCCGGCTCCATCTACGACTACATCCGGGTGGCCTCCTTCTCGCTCGGCCCCGACGGGCGGATCGACCAGTGGAGCGAGCGCGCCGAGCAGCTCCTCGGCATCCCCGCCCGGTATGCCCTCGGCAAGGACCCCGTGGAAGCCTTCGTGCCCAGCGAGTTGCGCGAGACCGGCCGCCGCAAGGTGTCCGAGATCCTCGACGGCCGCGAGTGGACCGGCCTGGTGCCCTACCGCAGGGACGAGGACGGACCGGCCGACGGGCTCGCCGAGATCTACGTGATGCCCTCCCGCAACGAGGACGGCGAGCGCGCCGCGGTGTGCGTCGTCGTCGACGTCCGGGCGCTGCGCGGCATCGAGACCGACCTGGCCGCCTCGCAGGCCGTTTTCGGTCAATCTCCCATGGGCTTCACCCTGTTCGGCACGGACCTGAAGCTGCTGCGGGTCAACGAGCGCTTCGCCACGGTCTTCGGCGGCCCGGCGAGCAAGTACCGCGGCTGTACCCCGTACGACTTCCTGCCGCGGTCCGAGGCCGACCGGATGACGGCCGCGCTGCGCCGCGTCCTGGACACCGGCGAGCCGGTCACCGAGATGCAGCTGGTCGGCCTGGTGGCCGGCGAGGAGGAGCGCCGCCGCTGGTCGGTGTCGCTCTACCGGCTGCACGGCGCCAGCGGCCGCCCCATCGGCGTCGCGGCGCTCGCCGCCGACGTCACCGGCCGCCGGCGGGCCGAGCGGGAGGCGGCCAACGCCCGCCGCAACCTCGCCCTGCTCAACGAGGCGGGCGCCCGGATAGGCAACTCCCTCGACCTGGAGACCACCGCCCGCACCCTCCTGGACGTCGCCGTCCCGCAGTTCTGCGACCTGGCGTCGGTGGACCTCTACCAGGGCCTGCTGGCCGGTGACGAGGCGCCGCCCGGCATGAGCGACGGCAGCGCCGAACTGCGCCGGGTCGCCTTCGCCAGCGCGGTCTCCGACGCCCCGTTCGCCGACGCCGCCGGCGGGTCCCCCGAGGGCACCCCGGTCGCGGTCGGCGCCGTCCACCGCTACCCGTTCAACTCCCCCTGCGCGGGCGCCCTGCGCACCGCCCAGGCACAGATCATCCCCGGCCGGGAGAGCGACGACGGGCCGGAGTTGGGCGCGGTGGTGCACTCCACCCTCGCCGTCCCGATGGTCGCCCGGGACACCGTCGTCGGACTGGTGCAGTTCTCCCGCACGAAGGGCAGCGAGCCGTTCGGGGAGCGCGACACCGCGCTCGCCGTCGAACTGGCCGCGCGCGCCGCGGTCTGCATCGACAACGCCCGCCTCTACCGCCGCGAACACGAACGCGCCCTGATACTCCAGCGCAGCCTGCTGCCGCCCGGTGACCCGGAGGCGGCCGGCCTCGACATCGCCTGCCGCTATCTGCCCGGCACCACCGCCACCGAGGTCGGCGGCGACTGGTTCGACGTCATCGAACTCCCCGGTCACCGCACCGCGCTGGTCGTCGGCGACGTGATGGGCCGCGGGCTGCGCGCCGCCGTCGCGATGGGTGAACTGCGCACCGCCGTACGGACCCTGGCGCTGCTGGACCTGGAGCCGGCCGAGGTGCTCTCGGCGCTGGACGAGATCGCCCGCGGGCTCGGCGGCAGCGGCGACGGCCGGTCCACCGCCGGGTCCGGCCGCGGGAGGTCCGGCGCCGCCCGGGGCGCGCTGGAATCCGGCCGCTCCGCCCGTACCGCCGACCTCTCCGAGGTCTACCTGGCCACCTGCGTCTACGCCGTCTACGACCCGGTCACCCGGCGCGCCACCTTCGCCAACGCCGGGCACCTGCCGCCGGTGCTGGTCGAGGACGGCGAGGACGCGCTGCTGCTCGACGTGCCGCCGGGGATGCCGCTGGGCGTTGGCGGCGAGCCGTTCGAGGAGATCGAGGTGGAGCTGCCGGACGGGGCGCTGCTCGCGCTGTACACCGACGGCCTGGTGGAGTCCCGTCACCATCCCCTCGACGAGGGCCTCCAGGCGTTCCGGGCGGCCCTCTCGGACGCCGGGCGCACGCTGGAGGACGCCTGCGACCACGTGCTGAGCGCCCTGGACACCTCGCACGGCGAGGACGACATCGCGCTGCTGATGGCGCGGGTGCACGGGCTGCCGAAGGACGCGGTGGGCGACTGGAGCCTGGCCCCGGAGGCCCGTTCGGTGGCCAGGGCCCGGGAACTGGCCCGCGAGCAGCTCCTGGACTGGGGCCTGCAGGAGCTGGTCGACACCACCGAGCTGCTGGTCAGCGAGCTGGTGACCAATGCGCTGCGGCACGGCCACGGGGAGATCCGGCTGCGGCTGCTGCTGGACCGCACGCTGGTCTGCGAGGTCTGGGACGCCGATCTGGCGCAGCCGCGCCGCCGCCGTGCCCGCGACACCGACGAGGGCGGCCGCGGGCTGCAGCTGGTGGGCCTGCTCAGCCAGGGCTGGGGCAGCCGCCGGACGCCGCGCGGCAAGACCGTCTGGTTCGAACTCGCCCTGCCGGACGGCGAGTCGACGGCGAAGGACCCGACGGAGGCACTGCTGAGCCTGTTCTGA
- a CDS encoding ATP-binding protein encodes MIGVSDSAAAGVPEPGNPGVRKRGRATGSPVAEWSFPADPGAVRTARTMVRRVLHEWGVNGAADVAVLLVSELVTNSLRYASGPIGVRMVLLSAGGLLVEVSDPLPDPPQERTAAPDDEGGRGLQLVACTSRRWGTRRGKSGKTVWFELSVAG; translated from the coding sequence GTGATCGGCGTGAGCGACAGCGCAGCGGCAGGGGTCCCGGAGCCCGGCAACCCCGGCGTCCGCAAGCGCGGTAGGGCCACCGGTTCACCCGTCGCCGAATGGAGCTTCCCGGCGGATCCCGGCGCGGTGCGCACCGCCCGCACGATGGTCCGCCGGGTGCTGCACGAGTGGGGAGTGAACGGGGCCGCCGACGTGGCCGTACTACTCGTCAGCGAGCTCGTCACCAACTCCCTGCGCTACGCCAGCGGGCCGATCGGAGTCCGCATGGTACTGCTGAGCGCCGGCGGGCTGCTCGTCGAGGTCTCCGATCCGCTGCCCGACCCGCCGCAGGAGCGCACCGCCGCCCCCGACGACGAGGGAGGCCGCGGATTGCAGCTGGTCGCGTGCACTTCGCGCCGCTGGGGGACCCGGCGCGGAAAGAGTGGCAAGACAGTGTGGTTCGAGCTGTCGGTGGCTGGTTAG
- a CDS encoding (deoxy)nucleoside triphosphate pyrophosphohydrolase, which translates to MTTVRVVVGGAVCEGGRLLAARRSAPPALAGRWELPGGKVEDGETPERALERELREELGVEAAAGERIPGEWVLRPGYVLQVWTARLVSGVPRPLEDHDELRWLLPGEESQVDWLDQDRPAVAEAMRRLAGTTGVRR; encoded by the coding sequence ATGACGACGGTGCGCGTAGTGGTGGGCGGAGCGGTGTGCGAAGGCGGGCGGCTGCTGGCCGCACGGCGCAGCGCGCCGCCCGCGCTGGCCGGCCGCTGGGAGCTGCCCGGCGGCAAGGTGGAGGACGGCGAGACGCCCGAACGGGCGCTGGAGCGCGAACTGCGCGAGGAGCTGGGAGTCGAGGCGGCCGCCGGGGAGCGCATCCCGGGCGAGTGGGTGCTGCGGCCCGGCTACGTCCTTCAGGTGTGGACGGCCCGGCTGGTGTCCGGGGTGCCGCGGCCCCTGGAGGATCACGACGAGCTGCGCTGGCTGCTGCCCGGCGAGGAGTCCCAGGTCGACTGGCTGGACCAGGACCGTCCCGCGGTGGCCGAGGCGATGCGCCGGCTGGCGGGGACGACCGGCGTACGGCGGTAG
- a CDS encoding SPOR domain-containing protein, whose product MTEGGAVLPWLVIRQDEGGNRYRVGRYATRAEAERVAERLDTRGRRQLYVVEKVDRATT is encoded by the coding sequence ATGACCGAGGGTGGGGCCGTGCTCCCCTGGCTCGTCATCCGCCAGGACGAAGGCGGCAACCGGTATCGCGTCGGTCGCTATGCCACCCGGGCGGAGGCGGAGCGGGTGGCCGAACGCCTCGACACCCGCGGCCGGCGGCAGCTCTACGTGGTCGAGAAGGTCGACCGCGCGACGACCTGA
- a CDS encoding APC family permease, which yields MSTTNTEGAEQGSHSNYRRSLGTIALTATGLGSIIGSGWLFGAERAAAIAGPAAIVAWIIGALVALTIALTYSELGAMFPKAGGMVRYGQYSHGSLAGYLAAWANWIAIVSVIPGEATASVQYMSSWNFGWAHALYDGQELTGTGVGLASILLIFYFFLNWFAISLFAKTNTAITVFKVVVPVLTASALMLAHFDTGNITHHGGFTPNGWSSVFTAVAVSGIVWAYNGFQSPLNLAGEARNPGRSLPKAVVWSILIALVIYVALQVAFLMAVPGDKLGAGAGWAGLGFNSPLADLAVAWGLNWLALLLYADAFISPSGTGMIYAATTSRMIHGVQENGHLPGVFGKVDKKTGVPRPALLLNLVIAFLFLAVFRGWGSLAEIVSVATVISYITGPVAVMSLRRISPDLKRPVKLRAMPVVAPVAMIFGSLVLYWGRWPLTGKVILIMAVGLPVWAWYEIGKPLTQGRKPWAALRPHLKAGAWMVAYLLVMAAVSYMGGKEFGGKGYLPEGWDIVLVAVIGLAFYFWGVRSAWRNPSLVQAEHELSAESDAEAAAAEADGAKAHAGT from the coding sequence GTGAGCACGACGAATACCGAGGGTGCGGAGCAGGGTTCGCATTCGAATTACCGTCGGTCCCTCGGGACCATCGCCCTGACCGCTACTGGTCTCGGTTCCATCATCGGGTCGGGCTGGCTCTTCGGGGCCGAGCGGGCCGCGGCCATCGCCGGTCCGGCCGCGATCGTCGCCTGGATCATCGGCGCGCTGGTCGCGCTCACCATCGCGCTCACCTACTCCGAGCTCGGTGCGATGTTCCCCAAGGCCGGCGGCATGGTCCGTTACGGCCAGTACTCGCACGGTTCGCTCGCCGGCTATCTCGCGGCCTGGGCGAACTGGATCGCCATCGTCTCGGTGATCCCCGGTGAGGCCACCGCCTCCGTGCAGTACATGAGCTCCTGGAACTTCGGCTGGGCGCACGCGCTGTACGACGGCCAGGAGCTGACCGGCACCGGCGTCGGACTGGCCAGCATCCTGCTGATCTTCTACTTCTTCCTCAACTGGTTCGCGATCTCGCTGTTCGCGAAGACCAACACCGCGATCACGGTCTTCAAGGTCGTGGTGCCCGTGCTGACCGCCAGCGCGCTGATGCTGGCGCACTTCGACACCGGCAACATCACCCACCACGGCGGCTTCACCCCCAACGGCTGGAGCTCGGTCTTCACCGCCGTCGCGGTCTCCGGCATCGTCTGGGCCTACAACGGCTTCCAGTCGCCGCTGAACCTCGCGGGTGAGGCCCGTAACCCCGGCCGGTCGCTGCCCAAGGCGGTCGTCTGGTCGATCCTCATCGCGCTGGTCATCTACGTCGCGCTGCAGGTCGCGTTCCTGATGGCGGTCCCCGGCGACAAGCTGGGCGCCGGCGCCGGCTGGGCCGGTCTCGGCTTCAACTCGCCGCTCGCCGACCTCGCGGTGGCCTGGGGCCTGAACTGGCTGGCGCTGCTGCTGTACGCGGACGCCTTCATCTCGCCGTCCGGCACCGGCATGATCTACGCCGCCACCACCTCCCGCATGATCCACGGTGTGCAGGAGAACGGTCATCTGCCCGGCGTCTTCGGCAAGGTGGACAAGAAGACCGGTGTGCCGCGCCCGGCGCTGCTGCTCAACCTCGTGATCGCGTTCCTCTTCCTCGCGGTCTTCCGCGGCTGGGGCTCGCTCGCCGAGATCGTCTCGGTCGCCACGGTCATCTCGTACATCACCGGCCCGGTCGCCGTGATGTCGCTGCGCCGCATCTCGCCGGACCTCAAGCGCCCGGTCAAGCTGCGCGCGATGCCGGTCGTCGCGCCGGTCGCGATGATCTTCGGTTCGCTGGTCCTGTACTGGGGCCGCTGGCCGCTGACCGGCAAGGTCATCCTGATCATGGCCGTCGGGCTGCCGGTCTGGGCCTGGTACGAGATCGGCAAGCCGCTGACCCAGGGCCGCAAGCCGTGGGCCGCGCTGCGCCCGCACCTCAAGGCCGGCGCCTGGATGGTGGCGTACCTGCTGGTCATGGCCGCCGTCTCGTACATGGGCGGCAAGGAGTTCGGCGGTAAGGGCTACCTGCCGGAGGGCTGGGACATCGTCCTGGTCGCCGTGATCGGCCTGGCCTTCTACTTCTGGGGCGTGCGCAGCGCGTGGCGCAACCCGTCGCTGGTGCAGGCCGAGCACGAGCTGAGCGCGGAGAGCGACGCCGAGGCGGCCGCGGCGGAGGCCGACGGCGCCAAGGCGCACGCCGGGACCTGA
- a CDS encoding GntR family transcriptional regulator, which produces MPFGEQPAYLRVAGDLRQKIVDGVLPPHTRLPSQARIREEYGVSDTVALEARKVLMAEGLVEGRSGSGTYVREQPVPRRIARAGFHSVGGCTPFRQEQTDERVRGTWESNSEQEAASSVTAARLRIPPGARVMRTRYVFRAEGEPAMLSTSWEPLDVTGRTPVMLPEEGPLAGRGVVERMAAIDVVVDNVVEEVGARPALAEEAMALGGVPGHAVLVISRTYCAGGRPVETADVVTLADRYRVAYHLPVK; this is translated from the coding sequence GTGCCTTTCGGTGAGCAGCCCGCGTACCTCCGCGTCGCCGGCGACCTGCGTCAGAAGATCGTCGACGGGGTGCTGCCCCCGCACACCCGCCTTCCCTCCCAGGCTCGGATCCGCGAGGAGTACGGCGTCTCGGACACCGTCGCGCTGGAGGCGCGCAAGGTCCTGATGGCGGAAGGTCTGGTGGAGGGCCGCTCGGGGTCGGGGACGTACGTACGGGAGCAGCCCGTCCCGCGGCGCATCGCCCGAGCCGGCTTCCACTCGGTCGGTGGCTGTACGCCGTTCCGGCAGGAGCAGACGGACGAGCGGGTGCGCGGCACCTGGGAGTCCAACAGCGAGCAGGAGGCCGCGAGTTCGGTGACCGCGGCCCGGCTGCGCATCCCGCCGGGGGCCAGGGTGATGCGGACCCGCTACGTCTTCCGGGCGGAGGGCGAGCCGGCGATGCTCTCGACGTCCTGGGAGCCCTTGGACGTGACGGGGCGGACGCCCGTGATGCTGCCGGAGGAGGGGCCGCTGGCGGGGCGCGGAGTGGTCGAGCGGATGGCGGCCATCGACGTGGTGGTGGACAACGTCGTCGAGGAGGTCGGGGCGCGGCCCGCGCTGGCCGAGGAGGCGATGGCGCTGGGCGGGGTGCCGGGGCACGCGGTGCTGGTGATCTCGCGTACGTACTGCGCGGGCGGTCGGCCGGTCGAGACGGCCGATGTCGTCACGCTCGCGGACCGCTACCGGGTGGCGTACCACCTGCCGGTGAAGTGA
- a CDS encoding PIG-L deacetylase family protein encodes MPAEPHLSPMPKDWQRALAVVAHPDDLEYGAAAAVAEWTAAGREVSYLLVTRGEAGIDGLAPRECARLREAEQRAGAALVGVHTVEFLEGHHDGTIQAGTALRRDLAAAIRRHRPELLITLNHHDTWGGVRWNTPDHRVVGRAVLDAAGDAGNRWIFPELVDTRGLAPWNGVRWVAVAGSPYPTHAAEVGPGIDRAVASLAAHGAYIRGLRGPDQDPHTYARTFVEQTLRTGGERYRGRPTTLFQVFPR; translated from the coding sequence ATGCCCGCCGAACCCCACCTCTCCCCCATGCCCAAGGACTGGCAGCGCGCGCTCGCCGTCGTCGCCCACCCCGACGACCTCGAATACGGCGCGGCGGCCGCGGTCGCGGAGTGGACCGCCGCGGGCCGCGAGGTCAGCTACCTCCTGGTCACCCGCGGCGAGGCCGGGATCGACGGGCTGGCACCGAGGGAGTGCGCGCGCCTCCGCGAGGCCGAGCAGCGGGCCGGCGCCGCACTCGTCGGCGTCCACACCGTCGAATTCCTCGAAGGCCACCACGACGGCACCATCCAGGCGGGTACGGCGCTGCGCCGCGACCTGGCCGCGGCCATCCGCCGCCACCGCCCCGAGCTGCTGATCACCCTCAACCACCACGACACCTGGGGCGGCGTGCGCTGGAACACCCCGGACCACCGGGTGGTCGGCCGCGCCGTCCTGGACGCGGCGGGTGACGCGGGCAACCGCTGGATCTTCCCCGAACTCGTCGACACCCGCGGCCTGGCCCCGTGGAACGGCGTCCGCTGGGTGGCGGTGGCCGGCTCGCCGTACCCCACCCACGCCGCCGAGGTCGGCCCCGGCATCGACCGCGCGGTCGCCTCACTGGCCGCCCACGGCGCGTACATCAGGGGCCTGCGCGGCCCCGACCAGGACCCGCACACGTACGCGCGCACCTTCGTCGAGCAGACGCTGCGCACCGGCGGCGAACGCTACCGCGGCCGCCCGACGACCCTCTTCCAGGTCTTCCCCCGCTAG